A single Marinobacter sp. es.042 DNA region contains:
- a CDS encoding 3-deoxy-D-manno-octulosonic acid kinase, with protein MVESEICIRERASAMLIHPDYEGRVTEDWFHSASWGNQARPVSSGGRGGAWFLQADEDRLVLREYRRGGLMAKFARYAYAFTGEDHVRSFAEFRLLNKLVSQGLPVPCPVAAWYRKLSPIQYRAAIIIERLENTTPLADLISELDNEAWTSIGETIRRFHDAGVMHADLNCFNVLVRGNEYFLIDFDKSRLMTGSAPARWKEANLDRFSRSLVKVAGEDARAKAWSYFMNGYNRGMAT; from the coding sequence ATGGTGGAGTCTGAAATCTGTATCCGGGAAAGGGCTTCGGCAATGCTGATTCACCCGGATTACGAGGGCAGGGTTACCGAGGACTGGTTCCATTCCGCCTCTTGGGGCAACCAAGCCCGCCCGGTAAGCAGCGGGGGCCGCGGCGGCGCCTGGTTTTTGCAGGCCGACGAGGACAGATTGGTGCTTCGCGAATATCGCCGGGGTGGTTTGATGGCGAAATTTGCGCGATACGCCTATGCCTTCACCGGCGAGGATCATGTGCGGTCCTTTGCAGAATTCCGGTTACTCAACAAACTGGTTAGCCAAGGGCTTCCCGTACCCTGTCCTGTTGCGGCCTGGTATCGGAAACTGTCGCCAATTCAGTATCGGGCTGCCATCATCATTGAACGGTTGGAGAACACCACGCCCCTGGCTGACCTTATCTCCGAGCTGGATAATGAGGCGTGGACGTCCATTGGAGAAACCATTCGTCGATTTCACGACGCCGGCGTCATGCATGCGGACCTGAACTGCTTCAATGTACTGGTCCGGGGCAACGAATACTTTCTGATTGATTTCGACAAGAGCAGGTTGATGACTGGTAGTGCCCCGGCGCGCTGGAAAGAGGCCAATCTTGATCGCTTCTCGCGGTCGCTGGTAAAGGTGGCCGGAGAAGACGCACGGGCAAAAGCCTGGAGTTATTTCATGAACGGATACAACAGGGGAATGGCCACTTGA
- a CDS encoding glycosyltransferase family 9 protein has product MNSICILRLSAIGDVTHVIPVVLSLQEQLPGVKITWVIGKIEAKLVGDLPGVEFIVFDKKAGRKGYADLRRQMTGRKFDALLHMQVAFRANLAAACIPARVRIGYDKARSKDLHSLFINHRIKPAPKQHVRDCLASFLEPLDLKAAPPRWQIPLNNSDHEFAREQLANDRENLVISPCASHTLRNWPAERYAQLADHAIQKHGMKVILVGSPAPFEAEYCAAIEAAMKEKAHNICGKDTLKQLTALMTHADLVVAPDTGPAHIASAVGTDVLGLFAASNPYRSGPYNSLDWCVNRYPEALEKFTGKTVEQARWGAKAEFEGAMELITVADATNMLDRWVEVNPVAKAESGVR; this is encoded by the coding sequence ATGAACTCCATCTGCATTCTTCGCCTGTCCGCCATCGGCGACGTGACTCACGTAATACCTGTCGTGCTGAGCCTCCAGGAGCAGCTCCCCGGCGTGAAGATCACCTGGGTTATCGGCAAGATCGAAGCCAAGCTGGTTGGCGACCTGCCCGGCGTTGAATTCATTGTTTTCGACAAAAAGGCCGGTCGCAAAGGCTACGCAGATCTTCGCAGACAAATGACGGGGCGCAAGTTTGACGCGCTGCTTCACATGCAGGTGGCTTTCCGAGCCAACCTCGCCGCTGCCTGCATTCCGGCCAGAGTCAGGATTGGCTATGACAAGGCCCGCAGCAAGGATCTTCACAGCCTGTTTATCAACCACCGGATCAAACCGGCACCGAAACAGCACGTGCGAGACTGCCTTGCCAGCTTCCTCGAACCTTTGGACCTCAAGGCCGCGCCGCCGCGCTGGCAGATTCCGTTGAACAATTCAGACCATGAGTTTGCGCGCGAGCAACTGGCTAATGACCGCGAGAACCTTGTTATAAGCCCGTGTGCCAGCCACACACTGCGTAACTGGCCCGCTGAGCGTTACGCACAGCTGGCTGATCACGCGATTCAGAAGCACGGTATGAAGGTGATTCTGGTGGGCAGCCCCGCCCCGTTCGAGGCCGAGTATTGCGCCGCCATCGAAGCCGCAATGAAGGAAAAAGCACACAACATCTGCGGCAAGGACACCCTGAAGCAACTGACAGCGTTAATGACCCATGCCGATCTCGTGGTAGCGCCCGATACTGGACCGGCTCATATCGCCAGTGCGGTGGGCACCGATGTCCTCGGGTTGTTTGCCGCAAGCAATCCCTACCGCTCCGGGCCCTATAATTCTCTGGACTGGTGTGTGAACCGGTATCCTGAAGCACTGGAGAAGTTTACCGGCAAAACGGTGGAACAGGCCCGGTGGGGGGCGAAAGCAGAGTTCGAGGGGGCGATGGAGCTGATCACGGTTGCAGATGCCACGAATATGCTGGATCGGTGGGTTGAAGTTAACCCGGTGGCCAAAGCTGAAAGCGGGGTCAGATGA
- a CDS encoding DUF6165 family protein, translated as MADVIKVPVSFGEVLDKITILEIKSERIKDETKVKNVRLELDELSATWDEAVKDKAAEMADLRKQLKAVNEELWVIEDDIRDQEAAQDFGARFIELARAVYVTNDKRAAIKKEVNLALGSRFVEEKSYQDYTARK; from the coding sequence ATGGCAGACGTTATCAAGGTACCGGTTTCTTTTGGCGAGGTGCTGGACAAAATCACCATTCTCGAAATCAAGTCCGAGCGCATCAAGGATGAAACGAAGGTCAAGAATGTCCGGCTTGAGCTGGATGAGCTCAGCGCTACCTGGGACGAGGCGGTAAAGGACAAGGCCGCTGAAATGGCAGATCTCCGCAAGCAGCTGAAAGCGGTCAACGAGGAGCTTTGGGTGATTGAAGACGATATTCGGGATCAGGAAGCCGCCCAGGACTTTGGCGCGAGATTTATTGAGCTGGCACGCGCTGTATACGTTACCAATGACAAGCGCGCCGCGATCAAAAAAGAGGTCAACCTGGCCCTGGGGTCTCGTTTCGTTGAAGAGAAGTCCTACCAGGACTACACCGCACGGAAGTAA